A single region of the Lates calcarifer isolate ASB-BC8 linkage group LG3, TLL_Latcal_v3, whole genome shotgun sequence genome encodes:
- the zgc:63863 gene encoding TBC1 domain family member 20 translates to MKRLKRKKQNAGVGVNGNGPVTREPDCGRKQKLAEIHQALISDPVDIETLRRAAASRGGLLTDELRRKVWPKLLNINVYDLPHKPGRDVRENHKDYNQVLLDVRRSMKRFPKGMPATERAVLQEQLIDIILEVLKRNPQLHYYQGYHDVAVTLLLVVGERMAIALLDTLSNYHLRDFMDPTMDSTKHILNYLMPILEQVDTELHDFMMRSEVGTIFALSWLITWYGHVLSEFKHTLRLYDFFLASHPLMPIYLAATIVLHREKEVKQTECDMAMVHHLLSRIPQDLPYELLIAQSQDLFNQYPPSLLAKRAALQSRKSLSISTFQAFQLSTLHQRPDSVLQRLTKAQGSTTSRHASRHSGLEAALPRDRGQLWGKGNRIVKMAVWGLSATLGAAVFAVAQTAMDWGPEVLLQLF, encoded by the exons ATGAAAAGGCTcaagaggaagaaacaaaacGCCGGAGTTGGGGTGAATGGGAATGGACCTGTCACAAGAG AACCAGACTGTGGCAGGAAGCAGAAGTTGGCTGAGATCCATCAGGCTTTGATCAG TGATCCAGTGGACATTGAGACCCTGAGGagagcagcagccagcagaggaGGACTGCTTACTGATGAACTGAGGAGGAAAGTCTGGCCCAAACTACTGAACATCAACGTGTATGATCTACCACATAAACCTG GTCGAGATGTGAGAGAGAACCACAAGGATTATAACCAGGTCCTCCTGGATGTCAGGAGGTCCATGAAGCGGTTCCCTAAAg GTATGCCAGCCACAGAAAGAGCCGTCCTTCAGGAGCAGCTGATTGACATCATACTGGAGGTTTTGAAACGCAACCCTCAGCTCCATTACTACCAGGGCTACCACGATGTggctgtcactctgctgctggtaGTTGGGGAGCGAATGGCCATCGCCCTGTTGGACACACTCTCCAATTATCACCTCAG GGATTTCATGGATCCTACCATGGACAGcactaaacacattttaaactacCTGATGCCCATACTGGAACAAGTCGACACAGAACTACATGACTTCATGATGAg GTCAGAGGTGGGAACTATCTTTGCACTGTCCTGGCTCATCACATGGTACGGCCACGTCCTGTCAGAATTcaaacacactctcagactCTACGATTTCTTCCTGGCTTCACATCCACTGATGCCCATCTACCTTGCTGCCACG atTGTGTtgcacagagagaaggaggtgaAGCAGACAGAGTGTGACATGGCCATGgtccaccacctcctctcccgCATCCCTCAGGACCTCCCATATGAACTTCTGATCGCTCAGTCCCAGGACCTGTTCAACCAGTACCCTCCATCATTACTGGCCAAGCGGGCAGCACTGCAGTCTCGAAAGAG TCTGTCCATCAGCACCTTCCAGGCGTTTCAGCTCTCCACCCTCCACCAGAGGCCAGACTCTGTTCTCCAACGCCTCACCAAGGCCCAGGGCTCCACCACCTCCAGACATG CCTCTCGACACTCAGGCCTGGAAGCAGCTTTGCCCCGGGACCGAGGCCAGCTGTGGGGAAAGGGGAACAGGATTGTGAAGATGGCAGTGTGGGGGCTGTCTGCGACGCTCGGGGCGGCCGTGTTCGCTGTGGCTCAGACGGCCATGGATTGGGGACCTGAGGTGTTACTACAACTGTTCTGA